A stretch of the Nitratifractor salsuginis DSM 16511 genome encodes the following:
- a CDS encoding portal protein, with translation MTKKELILSMIDEAKKGFDLYRDDFSILEAGYLNLLPEETVKSLRRRRKSHITPKIIKAKVRKVAISVMKTYFENEEFAKLTPQVPTPESIKDVQKLQRALDEWTTKRINLYTRFKPSVLDALIYGTPIMKIYWADGQLRIERVKLKNMYLDPNASNVFDIQYCVHRVTTTIGNLRQQFGRKFKWKNYIGDSEDGTSYLSSADLGDASRIEVRDVYRYQSGKWYVSTVLPGDAFVRLDEPLKDGLPFIIGSVEPQFVRLDESNAVEAYGGSFIEPMIPLQEEYTVTRNQQIDAIAESLSKRFLATKTSGLNEKDLLSNRTKISVSSLNEVKELQAPRIDPSIFGIDRLDSEMQEVSGITKYNQGLNDPHNLNQTATGVSILTEEGNAVIADIVRALNESFFEPAIRRMVRLIYKYGESPIFYGLDRTKDLRFYVTINAGVGAVNNELLLNNIAAAEGAALQNVKLAAELQDAERAKRYMDVLDELFKEKLKALKLRTLIPTLKGETDDERRDTGDGTDGGTGGAGASIPQGGAEVPDGAAQLGGVPGVPGEADGEVQPALP, from the coding sequence ATGACAAAAAAAGAGCTGATACTCAGCATGATCGACGAGGCAAAGAAAGGTTTCGACCTGTACCGGGACGACTTTTCAATCCTTGAAGCGGGATACCTCAACCTCCTGCCGGAGGAAACGGTGAAGTCCCTGCGAAGGCGTCGCAAAAGCCATATCACTCCGAAGATCATCAAGGCCAAGGTCCGCAAGGTGGCAATCTCCGTGATGAAAACATACTTCGAGAACGAGGAGTTTGCCAAGTTGACGCCGCAAGTGCCGACCCCGGAAAGCATCAAGGATGTGCAGAAGCTCCAAAGAGCCTTGGATGAATGGACGACAAAGCGGATCAATCTCTACACCCGCTTCAAACCCTCAGTATTGGACGCATTGATCTACGGCACGCCGATTATGAAAATCTACTGGGCCGACGGGCAGCTCCGTATCGAGCGCGTGAAACTGAAGAATATGTATCTCGACCCCAATGCCTCCAATGTGTTTGACATCCAGTATTGTGTCCACCGGGTCACAACGACCATCGGCAACCTGCGACAGCAGTTTGGGAGGAAGTTCAAGTGGAAAAACTATATCGGCGACAGCGAAGACGGTACCAGTTACCTCTCAAGTGCCGACCTTGGGGATGCAAGCCGCATCGAAGTCCGGGACGTTTACCGCTATCAGAGTGGGAAGTGGTATGTCTCCACCGTTCTCCCGGGCGATGCGTTCGTGCGGCTTGACGAGCCACTGAAAGACGGCCTTCCCTTCATCATCGGGAGCGTCGAGCCTCAGTTTGTCCGCCTGGATGAGAGCAACGCGGTGGAAGCCTACGGTGGAAGTTTCATCGAGCCGATGATTCCCCTCCAGGAGGAATACACCGTCACCCGCAACCAGCAGATCGACGCGATAGCCGAGAGTCTTAGTAAGCGATTTTTGGCGACGAAGACCTCCGGGCTGAACGAGAAAGACCTCTTGAGCAATCGCACGAAGATCAGCGTCTCAAGTCTCAATGAGGTCAAGGAGCTACAGGCTCCGCGTATCGACCCCAGTATCTTCGGCATCGACCGCCTAGATAGTGAGATGCAGGAGGTGAGCGGGATCACCAAATACAACCAGGGCCTCAACGACCCGCACAACCTCAATCAGACGGCCACAGGCGTCTCCATCCTGACCGAAGAGGGCAACGCCGTGATCGCGGACATCGTTCGAGCGCTCAACGAAAGCTTTTTCGAGCCCGCGATCCGGCGGATGGTCCGGCTGATCTACAAGTATGGAGAGAGCCCCATTTTTTACGGCCTTGACCGGACAAAAGACCTGAGATTCTACGTCACGATCAACGCCGGAGTAGGGGCGGTAAACAACGAATTGCTACTCAATAACATCGCTGCGGCAGAGGGCGCCGCCCTCCAGAACGTCAAGCTTGCCGCCGAGCTTCAAGATGCGGAACGTGCCAAGCGGTATATGGACGTACTCGACGAGCTTTTCAAAGAGAAGTTGAAAGCGCTCAAGCTTAGAACACTCATCCCAACACTGAAAGGAGAAACAGACGATGAACGAAGAGACACCGGAGACGGAACAGACGGAGGTACCGGAGGAGCTGGAGCTTCAATCCCTCAAGGGGGAGCTGAAGTCCCTGACGGAGCTGCACAACTCGGCGGCGTTCCAGGCGTACCTGGAGAGGCTGACGGAGAAGTACAACCAGCTCTACCGTGA
- a CDS encoding winged helix-turn-helix domain-containing protein: MNPSELQARTYLFLEYLRHECGISYSKMARKAGLAIPPVAKHELSNKSCYRLCMAFREYVDGFDEYYGWRKSA; encoded by the coding sequence ATGAATCCAAGTGAGCTCCAGGCCAGGACTTATCTCTTTTTGGAGTACCTGCGCCACGAGTGCGGGATCAGCTACTCCAAAATGGCGCGCAAGGCCGGCCTTGCCATTCCCCCCGTCGCGAAGCACGAGCTATCGAATAAGAGCTGCTATCGCCTCTGTATGGCCTTCAGGGAATATGTGGACGGCTTCGACGAATACTACGGATGGAGGAAATCGGCGTGA
- a CDS encoding terminase large subunit domain-containing protein: MTKEDILIVKAGAKSLEFFVRVILKAKPTKQQMKAIRAIDQGKKKISIRSGHGTGKTTLLAWIVLWWGLGREDAKIPMTAPTGHQLYDLLMPEIRKWREKMPVQYQNEVEVKTEKIDFANGNFAVPRTARKDQPEALQGFHATNLAFIIDEASGIPQVIFEVAEGAMTGESTLVIMAANPTRTEGYFYDSHHKNRWQWECFQFNAEESENVSKEWIEEKKRQYGEDSDVYRVRIKGEFPRQSSNAVFSLQEVDDATTREIVDDSGAEVWGLDVADFGDDKSVLAKRKGKHFHEITARSGLTLPDLAGWLIYEYNQAKRKPAVIFVDAIGIGSSLPAVCFEKGLDIVIGVKGSNSASNSEKYHNKRAEWYYNLKDLLEDGKIPDDDELVGELMAQKYQISSTGKIQLVEKKEIKKELGRSPDKADACALTCERMIYVEEENDDIPEADMEDVSGTYGLGGAAW, encoded by the coding sequence GTGACCAAAGAGGACATCCTGATCGTCAAAGCCGGGGCCAAGAGCCTTGAGTTCTTTGTGCGCGTCATACTCAAAGCGAAACCCACAAAGCAGCAGATGAAGGCGATCAGGGCCATAGACCAGGGCAAAAAGAAAATCTCCATACGCTCAGGTCACGGGACTGGGAAAACGACACTACTTGCCTGGATCGTCCTATGGTGGGGGCTGGGGAGGGAAGATGCGAAAATCCCTATGACCGCACCGACCGGACACCAGCTTTACGACCTGCTGATGCCGGAGATCAGGAAATGGCGCGAAAAGATGCCCGTGCAATACCAGAACGAAGTCGAGGTCAAGACGGAAAAGATCGACTTCGCCAACGGAAACTTCGCCGTGCCGCGTACCGCCCGGAAAGATCAGCCCGAAGCACTCCAGGGATTCCACGCTACCAATCTGGCGTTTATCATCGACGAAGCCTCCGGTATCCCCCAGGTGATCTTCGAGGTGGCAGAGGGCGCAATGACCGGGGAGAGCACGCTTGTCATTATGGCGGCCAACCCGACGCGGACAGAGGGCTACTTCTATGACAGCCATCATAAGAACCGCTGGCAATGGGAGTGCTTCCAGTTCAACGCCGAAGAGAGCGAGAACGTATCAAAAGAGTGGATTGAAGAGAAAAAGCGGCAATACGGCGAGGATAGCGACGTTTACCGCGTCCGTATCAAGGGGGAGTTTCCCCGGCAATCCTCAAACGCCGTCTTTTCGCTGCAAGAGGTGGACGACGCGACGACGCGCGAGATCGTGGACGACAGCGGGGCAGAAGTATGGGGCTTGGACGTTGCCGACTTTGGGGACGACAAATCGGTCCTGGCGAAGCGAAAGGGCAAGCACTTCCACGAGATCACCGCCAGAAGCGGCTTGACCCTACCCGATCTTGCCGGATGGCTGATCTACGAATACAACCAGGCCAAGCGTAAACCCGCTGTGATCTTCGTGGATGCCATAGGTATCGGCTCCTCTCTGCCGGCAGTCTGCTTCGAGAAGGGCCTGGACATTGTGATTGGGGTCAAAGGATCGAATAGCGCTTCTAACTCCGAGAAATATCACAACAAGCGCGCAGAGTGGTACTACAACCTCAAAGACCTGCTGGAGGATGGGAAAATCCCCGACGACGACGAGCTAGTCGGAGAGCTTATGGCCCAGAAGTACCAAATCTCATCCACCGGAAAGATCCAGCTAGTAGAGAAGAAAGAGATCAAAAAAGAGCTGGGCCGCTCCCCGGACAAAGCGGACGCCTGCGCCCTGACGTGTGAACGGATGATCTATGTCGAGGAGGAGAACGACGACATCCCGGAAGCCGATATGGAGGATGTGAGTGGAACCTATGGGCTGGGAGGTGCGGCGTGGTAA
- a CDS encoding Thoeris anti-defense Tad2 family protein — MAPRPTKAEASKPAQNETKPKTEEVKEEEAKIEDPKQKTPENAEDTPVPVPEPTPDEATEKTEGLNILEALEAAGRSRKVRRAGWPKELKHHYVTIYRGETRPTMTNGKSGSPYAPSIVDVMAKDWQIIID; from the coding sequence ATGGCACCAAGACCCACTAAAGCAGAAGCAAGCAAGCCCGCTCAAAACGAGACCAAACCCAAAACCGAGGAGGTGAAAGAGGAAGAAGCGAAGATCGAAGATCCCAAACAGAAGACGCCTGAAAATGCTGAAGATACCCCTGTACCGGTTCCTGAACCTACACCCGATGAAGCGACCGAGAAAACAGAAGGGCTGAACATCCTGGAGGCTCTGGAAGCTGCCGGACGCTCCAGAAAGGTTCGGCGTGCCGGATGGCCCAAAGAGCTGAAACACCACTACGTCACCATCTATCGGGGCGAAACGCGCCCCACTATGACCAACGGCAAGAGCGGTAGCCCCTACGCCCCTTCGATTGTGGACGTAATGGCTAAAGACTGGCAAATCATCATCGACTAA
- the dcm gene encoding DNA (cytosine-5-)-methyltransferase has translation MKIATLFSGIGAPEMAARHIFPSHEIVFSCEIDKFARKSYAAIYGEEPLYHDVHNVPAIFYQGHIDLLVGGSPCQSFSVAGIRKGVNDPRGALIYQFYRVVDEARPKVFLFENVKGFRSIDKGQTREEFERAFRLLGYTVHSAVLNTKHYGLPQNRERYFLVGFKSKTAGERFRFPKKVPLKLILSDVLENKVDEKYYLTDKALEYMNRDTGDGRTNWDKGLHYDTAKKIGSAVPANMHKGLPYAVLLQRPRGKNAGGLKALDGVCPTLDSSYFEHNNHIVEPGEPMIERWANSKIGSVLDTIAPTIKANSMYSDIRNRPRIHKNGHIRKITPKECWRLQGFPDWAHDSAKDAGVSDTQRYKQAGNSMSVPVIEALFRSIAIATGIKSEEVAYA, from the coding sequence ATGAAGATAGCCACACTATTCTCCGGTATCGGTGCTCCTGAAATGGCGGCACGTCACATATTCCCAAGTCACGAGATCGTCTTCTCCTGCGAAATCGACAAGTTCGCGCGAAAGAGTTATGCCGCGATCTACGGTGAAGAGCCTCTTTATCACGATGTGCATAATGTCCCGGCGATCTTCTATCAAGGTCATATCGACCTGCTGGTGGGCGGCTCCCCCTGCCAGAGCTTTTCTGTGGCAGGTATCCGCAAGGGCGTCAATGATCCGCGTGGAGCGCTGATCTATCAGTTCTACCGGGTGGTGGACGAAGCACGGCCCAAAGTATTCCTATTCGAGAACGTCAAGGGCTTCAGGAGTATCGACAAGGGACAGACGCGCGAAGAGTTTGAGCGGGCCTTCCGCTTACTGGGATACACAGTTCATTCCGCCGTGCTGAATACCAAACATTACGGCCTCCCTCAAAACCGGGAACGGTATTTCCTTGTCGGCTTCAAAAGCAAAACCGCCGGGGAGCGGTTCCGGTTTCCGAAAAAAGTCCCCCTGAAGCTCATCCTTTCAGACGTGCTTGAAAATAAGGTGGATGAAAAATACTACCTGACCGACAAGGCTCTTGAGTATATGAATCGTGATACCGGCGACGGGCGGACGAATTGGGATAAGGGGCTGCATTACGACACGGCTAAAAAAATCGGCAGTGCCGTACCCGCCAATATGCACAAGGGACTGCCCTATGCCGTCCTGCTGCAAAGACCCAGAGGGAAGAACGCCGGAGGACTGAAGGCCCTCGATGGGGTATGCCCGACATTGGACAGCTCATATTTCGAGCATAACAACCACATAGTGGAACCGGGTGAGCCGATGATTGAGCGCTGGGCAAACTCGAAAATAGGTTCTGTTTTGGACACTATTGCCCCAACGATCAAAGCCAATTCCATGTATTCGGACATCAGAAACCGTCCGAGGATTCATAAGAATGGACATATCAGAAAGATCACCCCGAAAGAGTGCTGGCGACTGCAAGGCTTCCCGGATTGGGCACACGATTCCGCCAAAGACGCTGGAGTAAGCGATACGCAGCGCTACAAGCAGGCTGGAAACTCTATGAGTGTCCCGGTGATCGAGGCACTGTTTCGCTCAATCGCTATTGCAACGGGCATAAAGTCAGAGGAGGTGGCCTATGCCTAA
- a CDS encoding helix-turn-helix domain-containing protein → MSRQFVEYLLIEDMARAGWTTRQIVAATGFGERRVQRIVKKIREEQE, encoded by the coding sequence GTGTCCCGCCAATTTGTCGAGTATCTGCTGATCGAGGATATGGCCCGCGCCGGATGGACCACGCGGCAGATTGTCGCCGCGACAGGCTTCGGGGAACGGCGCGTCCAGCGGATCGTCAAAAAAATAAGAGAGGAGCAAGAATGA